The Buttiauxella selenatireducens genome has a window encoding:
- the iolD gene encoding 3D-(3,5/4)-trihydroxycyclohexane-1,2-dione acylhydrolase (decyclizing), protein MKTERMTMAQALVKFLNQQYVCVDGQETPFVEGVATIFGHGNVLGIGQALEQDAGHLKVMQGCNEQGMAHMATGFAKQHRRLRIYAVTSSVGPGAANMVTAAATATANRIPLLLLPGDIYASRQPDPVLQQIEQYHDLSISTNDCFRPVSRYWDRINRPEQLMSAMLSAMRTLTDPANTGAVTICLPQDVQGEAWDYPESFFARRLHHIERRPPDARRLEMARELIARKRKPLVVCGGGVRYSGAHEALSEFVETLQLPFAETQAGKGALASDHPLNMGGIGVTGGLAANQLAPQADLVIGIGTRLTDFTTGSKALFSHPDVEFLLLNVAEFDALKLDATALVADARIGLTMLTTSLTHYHSEWGNEVAEAKSAWRDECHRLWAREWQPDSSPEIAGHFDEKLTEYSEVLNTHLTQTRVLGLINQHVEDNAIVVGAAGSLPGDLQRIWQVKTPDSYHLEYGYSCMGYEIAAAIGAKLAMPEQPVYAMVGDGSYMMLHSELQTAVQEGIKITILLFDNAGFGCINNLQMGHGMGSFGTENRHRNSRTGQLDGPLVKVDFAQNAESYGCRAWRVHDEQSLLAALTASRAHPGPTLLDIKVLPKTMTHDYEAWWRTGDAQVAASSAVCDAAEQTRAQVKIARQY, encoded by the coding sequence ATGAAAACCGAACGCATGACCATGGCACAGGCGCTGGTCAAATTCCTTAATCAACAGTATGTCTGTGTCGACGGGCAGGAAACGCCCTTCGTGGAGGGCGTGGCGACCATATTTGGCCACGGAAACGTGCTCGGCATCGGCCAGGCGCTGGAACAAGATGCGGGTCATCTGAAGGTAATGCAGGGTTGCAACGAGCAAGGGATGGCGCACATGGCGACGGGATTTGCCAAACAGCACCGCCGCCTGCGAATTTACGCCGTGACATCATCCGTGGGGCCAGGTGCGGCCAACATGGTGACGGCTGCGGCCACCGCCACGGCGAACCGAATCCCTCTGTTGCTGCTGCCAGGCGACATCTACGCCAGCCGCCAGCCGGACCCGGTTTTACAGCAAATCGAGCAGTATCACGATCTCAGCATCAGCACCAATGACTGCTTCCGTCCGGTTTCCCGCTATTGGGACAGGATTAACCGCCCGGAACAGTTGATGAGCGCGATGCTGAGCGCAATGCGCACGCTCACCGACCCGGCAAATACGGGCGCTGTGACTATCTGCCTGCCACAGGACGTGCAGGGAGAAGCCTGGGATTACCCGGAAAGCTTCTTTGCCCGCCGACTTCACCACATCGAACGTCGTCCACCGGACGCCCGACGCCTGGAAATGGCGCGGGAATTGATTGCTCGTAAGCGTAAGCCGCTGGTGGTGTGCGGTGGCGGGGTGCGCTACTCAGGCGCCCATGAGGCGTTGAGTGAGTTTGTTGAAACGCTGCAATTGCCCTTTGCTGAAACCCAGGCCGGGAAAGGTGCTCTGGCAAGCGATCATCCGCTGAATATGGGGGGCATTGGTGTCACGGGCGGGTTGGCGGCGAATCAGCTGGCACCGCAGGCCGATCTGGTGATTGGCATCGGCACCCGTCTGACCGACTTCACCACGGGTTCGAAAGCGCTGTTTTCACACCCGGATGTCGAATTTTTATTACTGAATGTCGCCGAATTTGATGCCTTAAAACTCGACGCCACGGCGCTGGTGGCCGATGCCCGTATCGGGTTAACGATGCTGACTACGTCGCTTACTCACTATCATAGTGAGTGGGGTAATGAAGTGGCTGAAGCCAAATCTGCCTGGCGCGACGAGTGTCACCGCCTGTGGGCGCGCGAGTGGCAGCCCGATAGCTCGCCGGAAATAGCCGGTCATTTTGATGAAAAACTGACCGAGTACAGCGAGGTGCTCAACACCCATTTGACTCAGACGCGGGTGCTGGGGCTTATCAATCAACATGTCGAAGATAACGCCATTGTGGTGGGCGCGGCGGGATCGCTACCGGGCGATTTACAACGCATCTGGCAGGTTAAAACCCCCGATAGCTATCATCTGGAATATGGCTATTCCTGCATGGGCTACGAGATTGCCGCGGCTATTGGCGCAAAGCTTGCGATGCCAGAGCAACCGGTCTACGCCATGGTGGGCGATGGCTCGTACATGATGCTCCATTCCGAGTTGCAAACAGCGGTGCAGGAGGGGATAAAAATCACCATCTTGCTGTTTGATAACGCCGGATTCGGCTGCATCAATAACCTGCAGATGGGACACGGCATGGGCAGTTTCGGCACCGAAAACCGTCATCGAAACTCACGTACTGGGCAGCTTGACGGGCCACTGGTGAAGGTCGATTTCGCGCAAAATGCTGAGAGTTATGGCTGTCGTGCGTGGCGGGTACATGACGAACAAAGCCTGTTGGCAGCATTAACCGCATCACGCGCACATCCAGGGCCGACGCTGCTCGATATCAAAGTGCTGCCAAAAACCATGACGCATGATTACGAAGCCTGGTGGCGCACTGGTGATGCACAAGTGGCGGCATCTTCCGCTGTCTGTGACGCGGCGGAACAAACCAGAGCGCAGGTGAAGATCGCTCGCCAGTATTAA
- a CDS encoding CoA-acylating methylmalonate-semialdehyde dehydrogenase, protein METVANFIHGKCTTGSGQRIQAIFNPATGEQIRQVVMSTVQETQQAITAAEQAFPGWARQSPLKRSRVMFRFKALLEQNMDALARVISEEHGKVYSDAVGEVTRGLEVVEFACGIPHLQKGEHSANVGTGVDSHSLMQPLGVCVGITPFNFPAMVPMWMFPIALATGNTFVLKPSEKDPSLALALAKLLKESGLPDGVFNVVQGDKEAVDVLLTDERVQAVSFVGSTPIAEYIYQTASAHGKRCQALGGAKNHCILMPDADMDMATNAIMGAAYGAAGERCMALSVVLAVGEETADDLCARLEKHIAELRVGPGLDQVPENEMGPLISAVHRSKVLSYIDSGEAQGAKLRVDGRGYQVKNYEQGYFVGPTLFDNVTPEMTIYKEEIFGPVLSVVRVADYHRAVELINRHEYGNGTAIFTRDGGCARRFSEEIQAGMVGINVPIPVPMAFHSFGGWKRSIFGPLNVHGSDGVRFYTRMKTVTARWPEMQQDTGAAFSMPTLG, encoded by the coding sequence ATGGAGACGGTAGCGAATTTTATTCACGGCAAATGTACCACCGGTTCAGGTCAGCGCATCCAGGCAATTTTTAACCCAGCCACGGGCGAGCAAATTCGTCAGGTGGTGATGAGCACCGTACAGGAAACGCAGCAAGCGATCACCGCCGCTGAACAGGCATTCCCTGGCTGGGCTCGCCAGTCGCCTCTAAAACGTTCACGAGTGATGTTCCGTTTTAAAGCCTTGCTTGAGCAAAACATGGATGCGCTGGCTCGGGTTATCAGCGAAGAACATGGCAAAGTGTACTCAGATGCAGTGGGTGAGGTGACGCGTGGCCTTGAAGTCGTGGAGTTTGCCTGCGGGATCCCGCATCTGCAAAAGGGGGAGCACTCCGCCAATGTGGGAACCGGTGTCGACAGCCACTCGCTAATGCAGCCGCTGGGGGTTTGTGTTGGGATCACCCCGTTTAACTTTCCGGCGATGGTGCCAATGTGGATGTTCCCGATAGCGCTGGCGACCGGCAATACCTTCGTGCTCAAACCGTCGGAAAAGGACCCTTCGCTTGCGCTGGCGCTGGCAAAACTGCTGAAAGAGTCAGGCCTGCCAGACGGTGTTTTCAACGTGGTGCAGGGTGACAAAGAGGCGGTAGATGTACTGCTGACTGACGAACGGGTACAGGCGGTCAGCTTTGTCGGTTCGACACCGATCGCCGAATACATCTATCAGACCGCTTCGGCGCACGGTAAACGTTGCCAGGCACTGGGTGGCGCAAAAAACCACTGCATTCTGATGCCGGATGCGGATATGGACATGGCGACAAACGCCATTATGGGCGCGGCGTACGGTGCTGCTGGCGAACGCTGTATGGCGCTATCCGTCGTGCTGGCGGTGGGCGAGGAAACGGCCGACGACCTCTGTGCGCGGCTGGAAAAACACATTGCCGAATTACGTGTAGGGCCGGGTCTTGACCAGGTACCAGAAAATGAGATGGGGCCGCTTATCTCTGCGGTGCATCGCAGCAAAGTGCTCAGTTACATCGATAGCGGTGAGGCTCAGGGGGCGAAACTTCGCGTCGACGGTCGGGGTTATCAGGTTAAAAATTACGAGCAGGGCTACTTCGTCGGCCCGACGCTGTTCGATAACGTCACCCCAGAGATGACCATCTATAAAGAAGAAATTTTTGGACCGGTGCTTTCTGTGGTGCGCGTTGCAGATTACCACCGCGCAGTGGAACTGATTAACCGTCATGAATATGGTAATGGCACCGCTATCTTCACTCGGGATGGGGGCTGCGCGCGTCGCTTTAGCGAAGAGATTCAAGCCGGCATGGTAGGCATTAACGTACCGATCCCGGTGCCGATGGCGTTCCATAGTTTTGGTGGCTGGAAGCGTTCCATTTTCGGTCCGCTCAACGTCCACGGCAGCGACGGCGTACGTTTCTACACCCGGATGAAAACAGTGACCGCCCGCTGGCCCGAAATGCAACAAGATACAGGTGCCGCATTCTCCATGCCAACACTAGGCTGA
- a CDS encoding MurR/RpiR family transcriptional regulator — translation MTTASSLNELQQQIRDRYDNLSKRLQQVSHYVLDNTNSVAFDTVAVIAERAGVPPSTLIRFANAFDFTGFNEMKQLFRMNLVEETASYSDRARMFREMESEAIPETPLDILQEFARSNAQALQQLAARAEPEMLQRAVDLLAQADTIYIVGLRRSFSVATYLTYSLSHLECRPILLDGMGGMLSEQVSRIKAQDIVVSISFSPYAEETLMVSETAANAGARQIVITDSQISPLATFSDLCFVVKEAQVDAFRSQSATLCLVQSLVVALAYQLGNVNNSPS, via the coding sequence ATGACGACAGCATCCAGCCTGAATGAGCTACAGCAACAAATCCGCGACCGCTACGATAACCTGAGCAAAAGGTTGCAGCAGGTATCCCATTATGTGCTGGACAACACCAACAGCGTGGCCTTCGATACGGTTGCCGTCATCGCCGAACGTGCAGGGGTTCCTCCGTCGACGCTTATCCGCTTTGCCAACGCCTTCGACTTCACCGGTTTTAACGAAATGAAACAGTTGTTCCGTATGAATCTGGTTGAGGAGACGGCAAGTTACAGCGACCGCGCGCGAATGTTTCGTGAAATGGAAAGCGAAGCCATACCGGAAACACCGCTGGATATCCTGCAGGAGTTCGCCCGCTCCAACGCCCAGGCGTTGCAGCAACTTGCCGCCCGCGCCGAACCGGAAATGCTTCAACGTGCGGTTGATTTGTTGGCTCAGGCCGACACGATTTACATCGTTGGGTTACGCCGCTCGTTTAGTGTCGCCACCTATTTAACCTACTCATTAAGTCATCTCGAGTGCCGACCTATTTTACTTGATGGTATGGGCGGCATGCTGTCTGAGCAGGTAAGCCGCATCAAGGCGCAGGATATTGTGGTTTCAATCAGCTTCTCACCCTATGCAGAAGAGACTTTGATGGTGAGTGAAACCGCCGCCAATGCAGGCGCCCGGCAGATTGTCATTACTGACAGCCAGATTAGCCCGCTCGCGACCTTCAGCGATTTGTGTTTTGTGGTGAAGGAAGCACAGGTGGACGCCTTCCGCTCTCAGTCCGCTACGCTGTGCCTGGTGCAGTCACTGGTCGTCGCACTGGCATATCAGTTGGGGAATGTGAATAATTCGCCGTCATAA
- a CDS encoding DUF1937 family protein, which translates to MRKIFLACPYSHTDENVIHHRFLACNKVAAKIVESGNTVFSQVTMSHPINLALEKTEKVNVGKMWAPVDAVFLDAMEELIILDLDGWDKSAGIKREIEFYQGRHQRVSLWSDVAKEFD; encoded by the coding sequence ATGCGTAAAATATTTCTTGCCTGCCCCTATAGCCATACCGACGAAAATGTTATCCACCATCGATTCCTGGCATGCAATAAAGTTGCCGCCAAAATTGTAGAGTCAGGTAATACCGTCTTTAGCCAGGTAACGATGTCACATCCAATAAACCTGGCCCTGGAAAAAACTGAAAAAGTAAACGTGGGTAAAATGTGGGCTCCTGTTGATGCTGTTTTTCTCGATGCCATGGAAGAGCTTATTATTTTGGATCTTGACGGCTGGGATAAGAGTGCTGGAATCAAAAGAGAAATTGAATTTTACCAGGGACGTCATCAGCGGGTGAGTTTATGGTCTGATGTCGCTAAAGAATTTGACTGA
- a CDS encoding M81 family metallopeptidase, whose amino-acid sequence MKILITEFRQESNSFNPTNSTLEFWMQTGEYEGADVRAQFDGYPCAIGGFLHALDESEHKPEVICGTVMACQSGGVAEQSVMDHYMSKLIPQITENLPLDGIFISYHGALVTTEYDDPEGEITRRVRELVGNSAVISVATDLHAYISETLVRNTNVVLAYLTYPHVDYFETGYRVAKLGLECITSAVKPVTAWVPVPMIVPAAAYNTLKGAFKEIIDFGNNLKQQRKIIDFSVYQMQPWLDIPTPNSSVVVAAYSQEDAAKYAQQLAELLYAKRHEFSLQLMPIAEVIKRANDPQVMKPVILVDSADSCNAGAAGDNMAVAAEILASGCEFRAATVVNDEKAAQKAHKLGVGARAEFTLGASRDKRSQAVTVQAYVKSLHDGVFRQEGPAGRGMTQRIGLTAVLSVGNLDIVVCEWMAGNGDPQLYRAHGIEPTLYDLVVVKASTSFRVAYEKLAGIICEANTPGSASSDLKHLPFERLPKNIYPWTDKNILDWSVVFAPIAE is encoded by the coding sequence ATGAAAATTCTTATTACTGAATTCCGCCAGGAAAGTAATTCATTTAACCCTACAAACTCTACGTTAGAATTCTGGATGCAAACTGGCGAGTATGAAGGTGCCGATGTCCGTGCACAATTTGACGGATATCCCTGCGCGATAGGCGGGTTCTTACACGCTCTTGATGAGTCGGAGCATAAACCAGAAGTTATCTGTGGGACGGTGATGGCGTGCCAGAGTGGTGGAGTTGCCGAGCAATCGGTGATGGATCATTATATGTCGAAACTGATACCACAAATAACCGAAAATCTCCCTCTTGACGGTATTTTCATTTCTTATCATGGTGCGCTGGTTACCACGGAATATGATGATCCGGAAGGTGAAATAACCCGTCGAGTGCGTGAACTGGTCGGCAATTCCGCTGTGATTTCCGTCGCGACGGATCTGCATGCTTATATTTCGGAAACGTTAGTCCGCAATACCAACGTCGTGCTGGCATATCTTACCTATCCGCACGTGGATTATTTTGAAACGGGTTATCGCGTGGCAAAGTTAGGGCTTGAGTGTATTACCAGCGCGGTTAAACCGGTAACGGCTTGGGTGCCTGTGCCGATGATTGTTCCTGCCGCGGCTTATAATACGCTTAAAGGTGCGTTTAAAGAGATTATTGATTTTGGAAATAACCTTAAGCAGCAGCGCAAAATTATTGATTTCTCGGTCTATCAAATGCAGCCGTGGCTGGATATACCCACACCTAACTCGTCGGTCGTTGTCGCAGCGTACTCACAAGAAGACGCGGCAAAATATGCACAACAATTGGCAGAATTACTGTATGCCAAACGGCACGAATTTAGTTTACAACTCATGCCAATCGCTGAGGTTATTAAACGTGCCAATGATCCGCAAGTCATGAAGCCTGTGATACTGGTGGACTCCGCCGATTCCTGTAATGCAGGAGCCGCCGGAGACAATATGGCGGTAGCGGCAGAAATTCTTGCGTCAGGCTGCGAATTTCGTGCCGCGACGGTGGTGAATGATGAAAAGGCGGCGCAGAAAGCACATAAATTAGGTGTGGGCGCACGAGCTGAGTTTACCTTAGGGGCATCTCGCGACAAGCGCTCGCAGGCCGTCACGGTGCAGGCCTATGTAAAATCTCTTCATGATGGCGTCTTCAGACAAGAAGGGCCTGCCGGAAGGGGCATGACGCAGCGGATCGGGCTCACGGCAGTCCTCAGCGTGGGTAATCTGGATATCGTGGTTTGTGAGTGGATGGCCGGTAATGGCGATCCGCAACTTTATCGCGCACACGGTATTGAACCGACGTTATATGACTTAGTGGTGGTCAAAGCATCAACCTCGTTCCGGGTTGCGTACGAAAAACTCGCGGGAATTATTTGTGAAGCAAATACACCAGGATCGGCAAGTTCTGATCTGAAGCATTTGCCTTTCGAACGGTTGCCAAAAAATATCTATCCCTGGACGGATAAGAATATTTTGGATTGGTCTGTGGTATTTGCACCGATTGCTGAATAA
- a CDS encoding xylulokinase, with product MHIMTFDIGTSSLKAALIDQSGKVVAEGGTSYTVSHPKPGWAEQDPEEIWNHICATSQDVISQSAVSANKISAVVFVAPWKNIIALDDQSNVLRDSIIWMDARAAEQAERLNQSVGKFVGSGQEYWPRLMWMKEQEPELWHRARHIIGLNTYFKFRATGEFYTEPSDDFIRSANPELNDYYQAILKAADLLTDTEKFPVAKDATEIVGNLTETAAQQLGIAAGTPVIGGFGDLVAITWGAGKAQLNDAHLYFGTSSWLVSIIKNRSELEAPLYFSINQDKEGAVYALQTGCLALDWVIDQVYRTERSVLGPDIYRFIGNEVSQISPGSDGVIATHWLTGELAPLSKNAKGSFFNLTTNHDRRHMVRAMMESVCFTHRRNISTLQERSHTQLSHIRVVGGGAVSDVWMQMLADILNIRVQVPESPRYSGTLGAYYCAAQGLGWLNTADAMGSEVNIGKVFTPNPAHREIYDRNYRVYMKLHPALKEIYNELNGEY from the coding sequence ATGCACATCATGACGTTTGATATAGGGACATCTTCCCTGAAAGCCGCATTGATTGATCAATCGGGAAAGGTGGTGGCTGAAGGTGGGACAAGTTATACCGTTTCTCATCCAAAACCAGGTTGGGCCGAACAAGATCCTGAAGAAATATGGAACCATATTTGTGCAACAAGTCAGGATGTTATTAGCCAAAGCGCAGTCAGTGCGAATAAAATTAGCGCGGTGGTATTTGTTGCACCATGGAAAAATATTATTGCGCTTGATGACCAGAGCAACGTTTTACGAGACAGCATTATTTGGATGGACGCACGCGCGGCCGAGCAAGCCGAACGTTTGAATCAATCCGTCGGTAAATTTGTTGGCAGCGGGCAAGAATATTGGCCGCGTTTGATGTGGATGAAAGAGCAAGAACCTGAATTATGGCATCGGGCTCGGCATATTATCGGTCTGAATACCTATTTTAAATTTAGGGCGACAGGTGAGTTTTATACCGAACCCTCGGATGATTTTATTCGTTCAGCCAATCCAGAATTAAATGATTATTATCAGGCTATATTGAAAGCCGCAGATCTATTAACGGATACAGAAAAATTTCCCGTAGCCAAAGACGCAACCGAAATAGTTGGGAATCTGACCGAAACGGCAGCGCAGCAACTCGGTATAGCTGCGGGTACGCCAGTTATTGGAGGGTTTGGAGATTTAGTCGCCATTACCTGGGGTGCTGGTAAAGCGCAACTGAACGATGCACATCTTTATTTTGGCACCTCTTCCTGGCTGGTGAGCATTATAAAAAATCGTTCAGAATTAGAGGCGCCTCTCTATTTCTCTATTAACCAGGATAAAGAAGGTGCGGTATACGCTCTGCAGACGGGATGCCTGGCGCTAGACTGGGTGATAGATCAGGTTTATCGCACTGAACGCAGCGTTTTGGGTCCCGACATCTATCGCTTTATTGGCAATGAAGTCAGCCAGATTTCACCAGGAAGCGATGGCGTTATCGCCACCCATTGGCTGACCGGGGAACTGGCGCCTTTATCTAAAAATGCGAAAGGATCGTTCTTTAATCTCACGACAAATCATGACCGCCGCCATATGGTCAGGGCCATGATGGAGAGTGTGTGTTTTACGCATCGTCGGAATATTTCCACCTTACAAGAGCGTAGCCACACGCAACTGAGCCATATTCGTGTTGTGGGTGGGGGCGCGGTAAGCGATGTGTGGATGCAGATGCTGGCGGATATTTTGAATATCCGTGTTCAGGTACCTGAATCTCCGCGATATAGCGGAACGCTTGGCGCGTATTACTGTGCTGCACAAGGGTTAGGCTGGCTTAATACCGCTGATGCCATGGGCAGTGAGGTCAATATCGGCAAAGTGTTTACTCCGAATCCAGCGCATCGTGAAATTTATGACAGAAACTACCGTGTTTATATGAAACTCCATCCGGCTCTGAAAGAAATATATAATGAACTTAATGGTGAATATTAA
- a CDS encoding DeoR/GlpR family DNA-binding transcription regulator — protein sequence MRPEQRRAEILTLVNEKRKVTVDFLSENFSASRETIRRDLTDLAISGQLRKFHGGATVLDNFHEGKFSTRLSEQSHEKKAISQLAATLFQTGDSLFIDTGTTTLAFARELAVSAKELTIFTNSVSITQILASSGGNHRVFLIGGQYRDDAAENIGPIAVAQIKQFQAAHVVMTIGALDTNGVMDYDLEETEIAKAMISMAKKVTVLADNSKLGRSALFSVCSLNQVDRLITDAVPDDDLLAALKEAGVEVLTTNAINGKS from the coding sequence ATGCGACCTGAGCAACGACGTGCAGAGATCCTCACACTGGTCAATGAGAAACGCAAAGTGACGGTTGACTTTTTGTCGGAAAATTTCAGTGCATCGAGGGAGACTATCCGCCGTGATTTAACCGATCTGGCCATCAGTGGGCAGCTGCGCAAATTTCATGGTGGGGCAACGGTACTGGATAACTTTCATGAAGGTAAATTCAGTACCCGACTGAGTGAGCAATCACATGAAAAGAAAGCTATTTCTCAGCTGGCTGCAACGTTATTTCAGACAGGCGATTCGCTATTTATTGATACCGGAACCACGACATTAGCCTTTGCCCGAGAACTGGCAGTCAGCGCAAAAGAGCTCACGATTTTTACTAATTCTGTCTCCATTACCCAGATACTTGCATCCAGTGGTGGCAATCATCGTGTGTTCCTGATTGGCGGGCAATATCGTGATGATGCGGCTGAAAATATTGGCCCGATAGCCGTAGCTCAAATTAAACAGTTCCAGGCCGCTCATGTCGTTATGACGATTGGGGCGCTTGATACCAATGGTGTAATGGACTACGACCTGGAAGAAACGGAAATTGCCAAAGCAATGATTTCCATGGCAAAAAAAGTCACCGTTCTGGCGGATAACAGCAAACTGGGGCGCTCAGCACTGTTTTCTGTTTGTTCACTCAATCAGGTTGATCGGCTCATCACGGATGCCGTACCGGATGATGACTTACTGGCGGCGCTTAAAGAAGCGGGTGTTGAAGTTTTGACGACCAACGCGATTAACGGAAAATCCTGA
- a CDS encoding NAD(P)/FAD-dependent oxidoreductase → MNNEFDADVLVIGGGPAGISAAVALRRKGIKRVIIIEREPEAGGIPRHCGHPPFGMREFGRILSGPEYARRLVQLAREHQIEIMTNTTVINVEPNATLLVSNHEGLRRLTGLRVIMATGVRESPRSALLVSGDRPTGVLNTGALQSWVYLRGLLPFKRPLIVGTELVSLSALLTCRKAGIKPVAMVEANQRPTARRPMMLLPRLLGVPLHYNCEIARIDGMKRVESVLIRQEGKEREIACDGVLFTGRFIPDSALIRGSHLQLDPSSGGPEIDQFGRCSDPSYYATGNMLRALETAGWSFREGNRVGEMVASDLAGERKSSQEYVQLVVADKQIKWIVPQRIVATEKDRGMDNLQLRARQSAQGELQLIQNGRVIWSKEMKLLPERRILIPLQQIPLTDSFSKISISLKNN, encoded by the coding sequence ATGAATAACGAATTTGATGCTGATGTGTTGGTCATCGGGGGAGGGCCTGCTGGCATTTCCGCTGCAGTCGCATTGCGACGCAAAGGGATAAAACGCGTGATTATTATTGAACGCGAGCCCGAAGCTGGCGGTATTCCGCGTCATTGTGGCCATCCTCCTTTTGGTATGCGGGAATTTGGGCGCATTCTGTCCGGGCCTGAATATGCGCGCCGTTTGGTGCAATTAGCCAGAGAACATCAAATTGAAATAATGACGAATACCACGGTTATCAATGTGGAACCTAATGCGACGCTTCTGGTGAGCAATCATGAAGGCCTGCGCCGGCTTACAGGCCTGCGTGTGATTATGGCAACCGGCGTTCGTGAATCGCCACGCTCCGCGTTACTGGTTTCTGGCGATCGCCCTACAGGCGTACTCAATACGGGGGCGTTGCAGTCCTGGGTCTATTTACGTGGTCTGCTTCCTTTCAAACGACCCTTAATTGTCGGTACTGAGCTGGTTTCGCTGTCCGCCTTGCTGACCTGTCGCAAGGCCGGTATCAAACCGGTTGCCATGGTGGAAGCCAATCAACGGCCAACAGCCAGACGCCCGATGATGCTATTACCCCGTTTGCTGGGCGTACCGTTGCATTATAACTGCGAGATTGCACGCATTGATGGAATGAAGCGTGTGGAGTCAGTGCTGATTCGCCAGGAAGGGAAGGAGCGTGAAATAGCCTGTGATGGTGTGCTGTTTACCGGACGTTTTATTCCCGACTCGGCCCTTATCCGGGGGAGTCATCTACAATTGGATCCGTCCAGCGGTGGTCCTGAAATTGATCAATTTGGTCGTTGCAGCGATCCCTCTTACTACGCTACCGGGAATATGCTCAGAGCGCTGGAAACTGCAGGCTGGTCTTTCCGTGAAGGCAATCGTGTAGGCGAAATGGTAGCCAGTGATTTAGCGGGTGAAAGAAAATCATCTCAGGAATACGTACAACTGGTGGTGGCAGATAAGCAGATTAAATGGATAGTCCCACAACGTATTGTGGCGACTGAAAAAGACAGAGGCATGGATAATCTACAACTTCGGGCGCGGCAATCGGCGCAAGGAGAATTACAGCTCATCCAGAATGGCCGCGTTATCTGGAGCAAAGAAATGAAGTTATTACCAGAGCGGCGAATTTTAATACCGTTGCAGCAAATTCCGTTGACGGATTCATTCAGCAAGATAAGCATCTCACTGAAAAACAACTGA
- a CDS encoding NAD(P)/FAD-dependent oxidoreductase: protein MIDPWSAPLAYLRQAVENGGQVMCDTELLSAIREGNEWILTTNQGEIRASTVINCAGVWGDKVESILLGTSRFTIKPRKGQFVVFDKVASSLLNTILLPVPNERTKGVVLVRTIFGNLLVGPTAEEQDDRLHAAVEKPMLEQLIAKAVSLIPALSGVPVTAVYAGLRPATERKEYRIYHDADVGYLAAGGIRSTGLTASLGLAAHLFDLYSTQPSTTLTPLFDPVANAVPNLAEHLPRDWQMPGSHEMVCHCERVTRREIDAALNGPVPARDLGGLKRRTRVCMGRCQGFYCSSRVAELSREKWGESLIVGDVNE, encoded by the coding sequence GTGATTGACCCCTGGAGTGCACCGCTGGCCTATTTACGGCAGGCCGTCGAGAACGGTGGCCAGGTGATGTGTGACACCGAGCTTCTCTCCGCCATAAGAGAGGGGAACGAATGGATTCTTACGACGAATCAGGGAGAGATTCGCGCCTCAACGGTTATCAATTGCGCCGGTGTTTGGGGTGATAAGGTGGAATCAATTCTGCTGGGGACATCGCGCTTTACGATTAAACCGCGTAAAGGCCAGTTCGTGGTATTCGATAAAGTCGCCTCAAGCTTGCTTAACACCATTCTATTGCCGGTCCCGAATGAGCGCACCAAAGGTGTGGTGCTCGTCAGAACCATATTTGGCAATCTACTGGTTGGGCCAACAGCCGAGGAGCAAGACGATCGTCTGCATGCGGCGGTTGAAAAGCCGATGCTTGAGCAGCTAATCGCTAAAGCAGTTTCCCTGATCCCTGCGCTGTCGGGTGTGCCGGTTACCGCGGTTTATGCGGGGTTACGTCCTGCGACGGAGCGTAAAGAGTATCGTATCTATCATGACGCCGATGTCGGTTATCTGGCGGCGGGGGGGATTCGCTCCACCGGTCTGACGGCTTCACTTGGGCTGGCAGCACATTTGTTCGACCTCTACAGCACTCAACCTTCAACGACATTAACTCCTTTGTTCGATCCTGTAGCGAACGCAGTCCCTAACCTGGCTGAACATTTACCTCGTGACTGGCAGATGCCAGGCAGTCACGAAATGGTTTGCCATTGCGAACGTGTCACACGGCGCGAAATAGACGCAGCACTCAATGGCCCGGTGCCTGCCAGGGATCTTGGGGGGCTGAAACGAAGAACTCGCGTCTGTATGGGGCGCTGCCAGGGGTTCTATTGCAGTAGTCGGGTTGCTGAGTTAAGCCGGGAAAAATGGGGTGAATCCCTCATTGTAGGAGACGTCAATGAATAA